The following is a genomic window from Staphylococcus capitis subsp. capitis.
GGAAATCAATACTGAAAAGCAAGGTACACCAGGACAAATGAAACAAGCTATTCGTTTCGTTAAAGACAACCATCTCAAACATCTATTAGTTGAAACAAGTGTGGATAAAAAAGCCATGCAAAGTTTATCAGAAGAGACAAATAAGGATATCTATGGAGAAGTATTTACAGATTCTATAGGTAAAGAAGGCACTAAAGGTGATTCATACTACAAAATGATGAAATCCAATATCGAGACAATTCATGGCAGTATGAAATAACTAGAAATACACGGATGAACACGGATGAACACGTAAGAAAGTGTAGAAGATTAATCATAAGTCATGTTCATCCGTGATAATTCTAGAACTTTTATATATTATTTTGTAACTAGCAGTCCCATATCGTGTGTTTTTTCATTTATATTACCCTCCTATAATATAAACTACATCTTTTTTACACACGATATGGTGGTGTTAGTTAAGGGGATATTTCGCAAACTTATTTGAGCCCCACTCTCTCACGAATTACAGAGTAAATATTTTAGCGGAAATCACTCATTCTTTTTGTTGTTTTCGAGCGATAAACAATAGAAGGAAACTAACAATGTGCTACTAATCTTAACATCTCAATCAATCCTCGAGTAGTACATAACAGTTCTATTCAACTCTGAGTAGTTACTGAAGCCACAAATAATCACTTGATGTGATAGCTTCATCTATCACTAAGCTACCTCCATGGATATTCAATCCTCCCCCATGGAGACATTAGTTGCACTAATTAGTTGAGATTAGTGCAACTTTTTTTATGATGATATATGTAAAAGAGCCCTCATCACTTTATGAATGAGGGCTCTTTTTTAGAAAATTTATAAACAAACGTATATTTTTTATCATGTCATACTATCAACGATAACCATTTCATCATAGTTAATAGATTCTCTAAGCTTCAATGCTGTACCTTCTGTAATTTCTTCATCTTCTATTAATTCACGAAGAATTCGACGCTGTTCTCTTAAAGCATTCAACTTAATTCTAGTAATCGTATCTTCACTTTGAGAATTGAAGAAATTATTCGGAGTTAAGTTATCTATACGCATAAGATAACCATCGCATATCATACCAATCTCTAGTTTGTTATCTGTTGTTGCCTCTTTAGACAATCTACTTACTACATTGTAATGAACTAATTTATTTATTTTACCTAATTCAAGTAAGTTATCTGTAACACTTAAAGAAGATGCAGAATTTATTTTAGTTTTAACACGGCGTTTCAATAACATTCCTCTTAAAACAACTGTAATCCTTCTAAATAGTGACGCTTGTTTGTAGACTTGTGTACGTTCAGCATAGCGCATATAGTTTTCAAGTACACTATCTGTAATCTCACCATCATCAACAAGTTGTTCTAATGTTTTTGTTTCTACATTAAACGCAATTTTTTGAAGACGTTCTAACTCTTTAGAGTTTTCATCTTCCTTTTCAACTGTTTTAAGGAACGTGAGTTTATCATGATATTCTTTAATCACATTTCCATAACGGTAACTTGTTTCAAATGTAGATTTCTGATTTAAATAATCAATCACATGTTCCAAAATATATACTCTTGCTTCTTTGAATGTCATATTACCTAATTTCACTTTTGGTTTATTAGGCGTAACTAAAGGAAGTAATACTTGAGCAATGACCAAGCTAATGATGACCATTCCTGACGCAATAAATAATAAATCATTTCTATAATGGAATGAATGATGATTTGCCAAGTAATAAGGTAATGTTAATGCGATTGCTAGTGAAATTGTCCCGTGTACACCGCAAAGCGTCATAATAAGTGCATATAAGCTTCTCTTAGGCTTTTTCTCTGGGGCTTTATCGTCATCGTCTTTTGATATCATTTTCTGGAAAGGACTGACTGATAAATAGAAATAAGGATAAAGCACATATACCCATACAAATCTGAAGAGGTATACCGCTAAAGCGACTAGTACAGTGATAACTACTAAGAATAGTAAATTATGTGGTTCTGTCTTAATAATCTTCACAATAACCTCAGGTACTAAGAAACCTAATATTGAAAAGACAAAACCATTTAAAACATAACCTAGAATATTCCATGTGTGGTTATAACTCATTTGTAATTGTGTACGTGTTTGAGCGATACGATCTCGTTCAAATCCATGGACGAGTCCGGCTACTACAGCTGCGATAATACCTGACGCATGAAACAGTTCTGCAATAAGATATGTCACAAATGGCGTTAATAACTGTATAAATGTGAACATATTAATATTCTCAATGCCTCGTCTCATCAGAGTTAAACGAAAACGAACAAGTGCCATACCTATAAGTAAACCAACAATTGCCCCACCTATAGATGCAATTAAAAATTGTTGTACCGCATCGAAAAGTGAAAACGTACCTGTGACTAATACGCCTACAGCAATTTTAAATGAAATGATACCGGCTGCATCATTAAGTAATGATTCACCTTCAAGAATCGTCATCGCACCTTTAGGCAACACCTTACCGTTAGTGATTGCTTGAACTGCTACAGCATCTGTAGGACAGAGAATTGCTGCAATTGCAAAGGCTGCACCAATCGGTAGTTCGGGCCAAATCCAATGTACGAACAATCCTACACCAATCACTGTTGTAATAACGAGACCTAAAGCCATCATCATTACAGGTTTAATATACTTTCTTAAATGTACTCTTGAAACGTTAACCCCTTCTACAAATAATAATGGGGCAATTAATGTGACCATAAATAGTTCTGAGTCAAAGTTAAATTCAACTGGAATTGGAGTGAGGTATAAAATCATTCCAAGAACGATTTGAATAAACGCAAGAGGTACCTTTGGTATGAAACTATGGACAAAGGAGCTTACGATAACTACTGTAGTAAAAATAAGTAAAGTTTCAAATATCTCCAAACTTTCACCTCTTTATTATTTTTTTAATTGAAAATTAAGTAACAAATAGCACGTATATGCCTATTTCCACATTGCATATAAGAGAGATGCATCATTTGAATGATCTACATTAGAGGAAGATAATAAGAAGAAAAAAGAGATTGCTTATTCTTATTGCTTAAATATATTAAGTATAAATTGATTATTTAGAATATTTTATCTATTTCAATGATGCATATTCCAGTTATCAGTGAAATCAAACATGAACATTTTCATTTAAGATAATCACAAATTCGTTTCATCAAACGAGAAAATGTTTATGTGTAATCTCATTGAATCAACATTTTACTACTTAATTTTACAATTATTCTTATTTATAATTTTATCATTAATTGTATCAATGCTTAAATAAATAGATCTCTTCCATATTCATACTTCAGTCTTATTTATAAAAGAAAACCGTTAACATATATAGATTAACTCTTATACGTTAACGGTTATGATTAATTCTCATTGTCAAATTTTCTCTCTTTTTCACGTTCTTTATAATAAAGTTTTTCCCTACGTTGTTCTCTTAGTTTCGCACGAGATTTTAATTCTTCAGGTGAATTA
Proteins encoded in this region:
- a CDS encoding sodium:proton antiporter, encoding MEIFETLLIFTTVVIVSSFVHSFIPKVPLAFIQIVLGMILYLTPIPVEFNFDSELFMVTLIAPLLFVEGVNVSRVHLRKYIKPVMMMALGLVITTVIGVGLFVHWIWPELPIGAAFAIAAILCPTDAVAVQAITNGKVLPKGAMTILEGESLLNDAAGIISFKIAVGVLVTGTFSLFDAVQQFLIASIGGAIVGLLIGMALVRFRLTLMRRGIENINMFTFIQLLTPFVTYLIAELFHASGIIAAVVAGLVHGFERDRIAQTRTQLQMSYNHTWNILGYVLNGFVFSILGFLVPEVIVKIIKTEPHNLLFLVVITVLVALAVYLFRFVWVYVLYPYFYLSVSPFQKMISKDDDDKAPEKKPKRSLYALIMTLCGVHGTISLAIALTLPYYLANHHSFHYRNDLLFIASGMVIISLVIAQVLLPLVTPNKPKVKLGNMTFKEARVYILEHVIDYLNQKSTFETSYRYGNVIKEYHDKLTFLKTVEKEDENSKELERLQKIAFNVETKTLEQLVDDGEITDSVLENYMRYAERTQVYKQASLFRRITVVLRGMLLKRRVKTKINSASSLSVTDNLLELGKINKLVHYNVVSRLSKEATTDNKLEIGMICDGYLMRIDNLTPNNFFNSQSEDTITRIKLNALREQRRILRELIEDEEITEGTALKLRESINYDEMVIVDSMT